A single Salmo salar chromosome ssa19, Ssal_v3.1, whole genome shotgun sequence DNA region contains:
- the eif1b gene encoding eukaryotic translation initiation factor 1b, with product MSSIQNLQSFDPFADATKGDDLLPAGTEDKIHIRIQQRNGRKTLTTVQGIAADYDKKKLVKAFKKKFACNGTVIEHPEYGEVIQLQGDQRKNICQFLMEIGIVREEQLKVHGF from the exons ATGTCCTCTATTCAGAACCTCCAATCTTTTG ATCCCTTTGCTGATGCAACCAAGGGTGACGACTTACTCCCGGCAGGGACAGAAGATAAAATCCACATAAGGATACAGCAACGAAACGGACGCAAGACCCTAACCACTGTTCAAGGGATCGCGGCCGATTACGACAAGAAGAAGCTTGTGAAGGCCTTCAAGAAG AAATTTGCCTGCAATGGTACTGTGATTGAGCACCCTGAGTACGGTGAAGTCATCCAGCTGCAGGGAGACCAGAGAAAAAACATCTGCCAGTTCCTCATGGAG ATCGGCATTGTCAGGGAGGAGCAGTTGAAGGTCCACGGATTTTAA